A window of Costertonia aggregata contains these coding sequences:
- a CDS encoding MFS transporter, with the protein MKQKATWYYLALLILAGEAVFILPFVLPRIFRPTVLDVFALDNVQLGLCFSVYGIVAIPSYLFGGPLADKYPPRKLIAIALWMTALGGLVFARFPSYTTLRFLYGYWGFTTIFLFWAPMIKAARVWGGDTSQGKAFGLLDGGRGLTGALFGLLGVFIFSLFITDSLNVAKMSDRKEAFTYVIYCSALIISIIGILVWFFMKSNIDEKEIQLQKISVKEIGTVLKIPAVWLLMVIILCAYVGYKITDVLSLYAKEVMLYSEVESAQVGTFLQFLRPVTGILVGLLVDRFRISFWLFSSFVLCVLGGILFTSGFIAPSTTALFFLSVIVVAAGVYAARALYFSVMREGKIPLVLTGTAVGLISLVGYTPDIFAGPAYGYLLDSNPGEPGHQNVFWMLTAFSFVGSIASLLYWRLHLNTEKKS; encoded by the coding sequence ATGAAACAGAAAGCCACTTGGTATTATCTAGCCCTTTTAATTTTGGCAGGGGAAGCCGTATTTATTCTTCCTTTTGTATTGCCGAGAATTTTTAGGCCTACCGTGTTGGATGTTTTTGCGTTGGACAATGTTCAATTGGGACTTTGCTTTTCGGTATATGGTATCGTAGCTATCCCTTCGTATCTGTTTGGTGGCCCTTTGGCCGATAAATATCCACCAAGAAAACTGATAGCTATCGCACTTTGGATGACCGCTTTGGGCGGGCTGGTCTTTGCCCGTTTTCCTAGCTACACAACCTTAAGGTTTTTATACGGGTATTGGGGCTTTACGACGATTTTCTTGTTTTGGGCACCCATGATAAAAGCAGCTAGGGTCTGGGGCGGTGATACGTCTCAGGGTAAGGCCTTTGGCCTTTTGGATGGGGGAAGGGGCTTGACCGGTGCCCTTTTTGGCTTGTTGGGCGTTTTTATTTTTTCGCTTTTTATTACGGATAGCTTGAACGTAGCTAAAATGTCAGACAGAAAGGAGGCTTTTACCTACGTTATTTATTGCTCGGCTCTTATCATATCGATTATAGGTATTTTGGTTTGGTTTTTTATGAAATCCAATATTGATGAAAAAGAGATTCAACTACAAAAAATTTCGGTCAAGGAAATAGGCACCGTATTGAAAATACCGGCGGTTTGGTTGTTGATGGTTATTATTCTTTGTGCCTATGTGGGGTATAAAATAACCGACGTATTATCGCTATATGCCAAGGAGGTGATGTTATACAGCGAGGTTGAATCTGCCCAAGTGGGTACGTTTTTACAATTTTTACGGCCTGTTACCGGTATTTTGGTCGGTTTGCTGGTTGATCGTTTCAGAATTTCTTTTTGGTTGTTTTCGAGTTTTGTCTTGTGTGTTTTGGGCGGTATACTTTTTACTTCGGGATTCATAGCACCATCAACGACCGCCCTGTTTTTTCTTTCGGTAATTGTTGTAGCTGCCGGGGTGTATGCTGCTAGGGCATTATATTTTAGTGTTATGCGTGAAGGGAAAATTCCTTTGGTGCTCACGGGAACGGCCGTAGGATTAATTTCATTGGTGGGTTATACTCCGGATATCTTTGCGGGACCCGCCTATGGGTATCTATTGGATTCAAACCCCGGGGAGCCTGGCCATCAAAATGTATTCTGGATGTTGACGGCGTTCTCCTTTGTGGGTAGCATTGCTTCTTTGCTGTATTGGCGATTGCATTTAAATACTGAAAAAAAAAGTTAG
- a CDS encoding CDP-alcohol phosphatidyltransferase family protein, protein MSKLPKENQFLDLSDYGRPVAKAIANSLKNTSLTPIHVTVGFIISGLLAIICILNHQYWATAFFLILKSILDAADGELARVKNTPSYTGRYLDSVSDIILNLLILITIWHITNGSLLYTLLAFFGLQLQGTLYNYYYVILRNKFDGDTTSRVFENETPIAMSGEKQRNVNILFGIYSVLYGAFDRIIYRLDRRAVESENLPNWFMTVVSTFGLGFQLLIIGLMLVLGFEQYIIPFFIAYSVFIFVFIGLRRFINR, encoded by the coding sequence ATGTCAAAATTACCCAAAGAAAATCAGTTTTTGGACCTATCGGATTACGGTAGGCCTGTTGCAAAAGCCATCGCCAACTCACTCAAAAACACGTCGCTCACCCCTATTCATGTTACCGTAGGCTTTATAATTTCTGGTCTTTTGGCCATTATCTGTATTTTAAACCATCAGTATTGGGCCACTGCTTTTTTCTTGATTTTAAAATCGATATTGGATGCTGCCGACGGTGAGTTGGCGCGAGTGAAAAATACGCCTTCGTACACAGGTAGGTATCTGGATTCTGTTTCGGATATCATCTTGAACCTCCTTATACTCATAACGATTTGGCATATTACCAATGGTTCCCTGCTTTATACTTTGTTGGCCTTTTTTGGACTGCAGTTACAGGGTACACTTTACAATTATTACTATGTGATTTTAAGAAATAAGTTTGATGGCGATACTACCAGCCGTGTTTTTGAAAATGAGACGCCCATAGCAATGAGCGGTGAGAAGCAACGAAACGTAAACATTCTTTTTGGCATATACAGCGTTCTTTACGGTGCTTTTGATCGTATCATTTATAGGCTGGACAGGCGGGCCGTTGAAAGCGAAAATTTACCCAACTGGTTTATGACCGTGGTATCGACTTTTGGACTGGGTTTTCAATTGTTGATCATAGGACTTATGTTGGTGTTGGGTTTTGAACAGTATATCATTCCCTTTTTTATAGCGTACTCCGTCTTCATTTTTGTCTTTATAGGCCTACGCAGGTTTATCAATCGGTAA
- a CDS encoding PSD1 and planctomycete cytochrome C domain-containing protein: protein MQFLRVFLGVVLFVFFSVFYACQQNPSTKEKVIAKADLAGIPDKIDFTFDVKPILSDRCFICHGPDKNAIEGNLSLHTAEDAYKALGENKDRYAIVPKKPEESEVVNRIYHDDPNIIMPPPESNLTLTPKEKAILEKWIAQGAEYKEHWAFIPPEPQLVPKVKDTAWGVNEIDRFVYKKMKLQGLRPSEQAKKEKLIRRVFFDLTGLPPNPEQIDAFVNNSSDAAYEQIVDSLLNTTDYAEHMAAEWMDIARYADTHGYQDDFERTMWPWRDWVIHAFNKNMPYDEFVTYQLAGDLLPDSNLEKILATGFNRNHKITFEGGVIPEEYHVEYVEDRLQTFGTTFLGLTLECARCHDHKYDPVSQKEHFELFSFFNNNKEKQVVPLPDETPEPYITITEKEANGVLSFINLQKSEKKEIPVMVMYEREEKRPAFILNRGVYDQPTDQVYPNTPSSVLDFPENYSKDRLGLSKWLFNADNPLTARVSVNRLWQRMFGTGLVSTSYDFGNQGALPSHPELLDYLALKYQDQGWDTKKMLKYIAMSATYRQSSVIDPVILEKDPENRWLARAPRMRLTAEMIRDQALQISGLLVKEVGGPSVKPYQPAGIWEETTGGGGGSTARYVQGTGEDLYRKSLYTFWKRTVPPPSMMTFDTSSRDLCSVKRQETNTPLQALVLLNDPQLIEASRALATNTIQKYPQKLDKQIAYVFQKATSRLPDDQEMEMLMQHYNDMMSKIDSGAVNASEYIEIGDFRADEKISEKQLASLSLVAHTVLNLDETITRG from the coding sequence ATGCAGTTTCTAAGAGTTTTCTTAGGAGTGGTATTGTTTGTATTTTTTAGCGTTTTTTATGCATGTCAGCAAAACCCTTCAACAAAGGAAAAAGTTATTGCAAAGGCTGATTTGGCGGGTATTCCCGATAAAATAGATTTCACTTTTGACGTAAAACCGATTTTGTCCGACCGCTGTTTTATTTGTCATGGGCCGGATAAGAATGCGATCGAAGGCAATCTTTCATTACATACCGCCGAAGATGCTTATAAGGCATTGGGCGAAAATAAAGACCGTTATGCCATAGTTCCCAAAAAACCAGAGGAAAGCGAAGTTGTAAACCGTATATATCACGACGACCCTAATATAATCATGCCGCCGCCCGAGTCAAATTTAACTTTGACGCCTAAAGAAAAGGCCATTTTGGAAAAATGGATCGCACAAGGAGCTGAATATAAAGAACACTGGGCATTTATCCCGCCAGAACCGCAATTGGTTCCAAAAGTCAAGGACACGGCTTGGGGAGTAAATGAAATTGACCGATTTGTTTACAAAAAAATGAAATTACAAGGCTTACGGCCTTCAGAGCAGGCAAAGAAAGAAAAACTGATACGAAGGGTTTTCTTTGATTTAACGGGACTCCCGCCAAATCCTGAACAGATTGATGCCTTTGTAAATAATTCTTCCGATGCAGCATATGAACAGATTGTGGATTCATTGCTGAACACTACCGATTATGCCGAGCACATGGCGGCAGAATGGATGGATATTGCCCGATATGCCGATACCCATGGGTATCAAGATGATTTTGAGCGCACCATGTGGCCTTGGAGGGATTGGGTCATTCATGCTTTTAACAAAAATATGCCCTATGATGAGTTTGTTACCTATCAACTGGCCGGTGACCTCCTCCCTGATTCCAATTTGGAAAAAATACTGGCTACGGGCTTTAACCGTAACCATAAAATCACCTTTGAAGGTGGTGTTATTCCCGAGGAATATCATGTGGAATATGTTGAGGACAGGCTTCAGACATTCGGTACAACGTTTTTGGGACTTACGTTGGAGTGTGCCCGTTGTCACGACCACAAATATGACCCGGTAAGCCAAAAAGAACATTTTGAACTTTTCAGTTTCTTTAACAACAATAAAGAGAAACAGGTCGTGCCCCTGCCGGATGAGACCCCCGAACCCTACATTACCATTACCGAAAAAGAAGCTAATGGGGTGTTGAGTTTTATCAATTTGCAGAAATCCGAAAAAAAGGAGATTCCTGTAATGGTAATGTATGAGCGGGAAGAAAAAAGACCTGCCTTTATTTTGAACAGAGGGGTCTACGACCAACCTACCGACCAGGTGTATCCCAATACGCCCAGTTCTGTATTGGACTTTCCCGAAAATTATTCAAAGGACAGGTTAGGGCTTTCAAAGTGGTTGTTCAATGCGGACAATCCGCTTACGGCACGGGTTTCCGTAAACCGATTATGGCAGCGCATGTTCGGTACGGGCTTGGTAAGCACTTCATATGATTTCGGAAATCAAGGGGCTTTGCCATCGCATCCGGAACTATTGGATTATTTGGCACTCAAATATCAGGATCAAGGATGGGATACCAAAAAAATGCTGAAATACATTGCTATGTCGGCTACCTACAGGCAAAGTTCTGTAATTGACCCGGTAATACTCGAAAAAGACCCGGAAAACAGATGGTTGGCCAGGGCACCGCGAATGCGACTTACCGCCGAAATGATCAGGGACCAGGCTTTGCAGATAAGTGGGCTACTTGTTAAAGAAGTTGGCGGGCCAAGTGTAAAACCGTATCAACCTGCCGGTATTTGGGAAGAAACCACAGGTGGCGGGGGTGGTAGTACGGCAAGATACGTTCAAGGTACGGGCGAAGACCTCTATCGCAAAAGTTTGTATACTTTTTGGAAAAGAACCGTACCCCCACCAAGTATGATGACATTTGATACGTCTTCTAGGGATTTGTGCTCCGTAAAACGACAGGAGACCAATACGCCCTTGCAGGCATTGGTATTGTTGAACGATCCACAGCTTATTGAAGCGTCCAGGGCCTTGGCGACAAACACAATCCAAAAATATCCACAAAAACTGGACAAACAGATTGCCTATGTCTTTCAAAAAGCAACGTCGCGTTTGCCCGATGACCAGGAAATGGAAATGTTGATGCAACATTACAACGATATGATGTCTAAAATTGATAGCGGTGCGGTCAATGCATCGGAATATATTGAAATAGGCGATTTTAGGGCAGATGAAAAAATTTCCGAAAAACAATTGGCTTCCCTTTCATTGGTGGCACACACTGTTTTAAACTTGGACGAAACCATTACAAGAGGATAA
- a CDS encoding YdeI/OmpD-associated family protein, translating to MKNRPEIYFKNAAEFRAWLDENHHVCDGIYLIFYTIAHEKDSMRWEEAVRVALCYGWIDSTVKSLGDGKRRQYFCPRKPKSVWSKVNKQHIKELLQEGLMHESGLASIKIAKENGSWVALDDVENGVVPEDLQKAFDKHTKALKNYNSFTRGQRKSYLYWLNQAKRDETRRKRIAEIIRLCEANIKSRTQR from the coding sequence ATGAAGAATAGACCCGAAATATATTTCAAGAATGCCGCTGAATTTAGGGCATGGCTTGATGAAAACCATCACGTGTGTGACGGAATATATCTGATTTTTTACACCATTGCCCACGAAAAGGACAGTATGCGTTGGGAAGAAGCGGTAAGGGTAGCCTTATGCTACGGTTGGATAGATAGCACCGTAAAAAGTCTCGGCGACGGTAAACGAAGGCAATATTTTTGCCCAAGAAAACCAAAAAGTGTTTGGAGCAAGGTAAACAAGCAACACATAAAAGAACTTTTACAAGAGGGATTGATGCATGAAAGCGGACTGGCATCTATCAAAATCGCAAAAGAAAACGGTTCATGGGTCGCCCTGGACGATGTGGAAAACGGGGTTGTTCCAGAAGACTTGCAAAAAGCCTTTGATAAACACACAAAAGCCTTAAAAAACTACAATAGCTTTACCCGTGGACAGCGTAAAAGTTATCTGTATTGGTTAAACCAAGCCAAAAGAGACGAAACCAGACGAAAACGTATCGCCGAAATCATAAGGTTGTGCGAAGCAAATATTAAATCGAGAACGCAACGCTAG